One segment of Brassica napus cultivar Da-Ae chromosome C3, Da-Ae, whole genome shotgun sequence DNA contains the following:
- the LOC111201958 gene encoding uncharacterized protein LOC111201958, which produces CTIWNVINNRYGGGSWTGRRQHVYRSPSRGLTARDNTRTRQTLFGSQPGERFDGVSNRILDDKNSTIWFRINSHEAAHANNGVGEAVPRMHRSFLEGKKTFNKSWGPSLASNPNSWTASKPQSHIATTLSSNQRDNPLVAEEMENVLKKKRLLLSDDCNNSDKDLDLSLSLKVPRTHNNLGDCLLEEEKEHADSKGLSLSLYSSSFAKLGQAIRKEDQNYHKKRKCSVLASPLDLTL; this is translated from the coding sequence TGTACAATTTGGAATGTGATCAATAATAGATATGGCGGCGGTTCGTGGACCGGCCGTAGACAACATGTCTACCGTAGCCCTTCGAGAGGCCTAACAGCACGAGACAATACAAGAACAAGACAAACACTGTTTGGCTCACAGCCTGGAGAGAGATTTGATGGAGTTAGTAATCGTATTCTTGATGATAAGAATAGTACTATTTGGTTTCGAATCAATTCTCATGAAGCGGCTCATGCGAACAATGGAGTAGGTGAAGCAGTTCCAAGAATGCATAGAAGTTTTCTTGAAGGTAAGAAAACGTTTAACAAATCATGGGGACCGAGCCTCGCCTCAAATCCTAATTCTTGGACGGCATCAAAACCACAATCTCACATCGCCACTACATTAAGCTCTAATCAAAGGGACAACCCACTAGTGGCAGAAGAAATGGAGAATGtgttgaagaagaaaagattgTTACTGTCTGATGATTGCAATAACTCGGACAAAGATTTGGATCTAAGCTTGTCCCTTAAGGTACCTCGGACACACAACaaccttggagactgcttgttagaagaagaaaaagaacatGCAGATAGCAAGGGTTTGTCTCTTTCATTATATTCGTCGAGTTTTGCAAAACTCGGTCAAGCCATTAGAAAAGAAGatcaaaattatcataaaaagaGAAAGTGTTCCGTCTTGGCAAGTCCCCTTGATCTTACtttgtga